GTCCCGCGAGCGGGGATCCTCGATCCCCAGGGTCGGGCGGTGGAGGGCAGCCTCGTCCACCTCGGGCTCGCCGGGATCTCGGAGATCCGGGTGGGGCGGCGGGTGGAGCTCACCGTCGAGGCGGACACCGAGGACGACGCGCGGCGGACGGTCGATCGGCTCGCCGGCGAACTCCTCGCGAATCCGCTCATCGAGGCATACGCGATCGAGCTGCTCGGCGCGATCGCTCCGCTCGCCGAGGCCGGTCGATGACCGTGCGGATCGGGGTCGTCGTCTTCCCGGGCAGCAACTGCGACGCCGACACGCTCCACGCCCTCACGATCGTCGGGGCGGAAGCCGTGCCCCTGTGGCACGAGTCCGTCGACCTCGGCGGTGCGGCGGCGGTCGTCCTGCCGGGTGGCTTCGCCTATGGCGACTACCTCCGCGCCGGCGTCATCGCCCGATTCAGCCCGGTCATGCGGAGCGTGGCCGCCTTCGCGTCCGGCGGCGGCCTCGTCCTCGGCATCTGCAACGGCTTCCAGGTCCTCGCGGAGGCGGGCCTCGTGCCGGGAGCCCTGCTCCGCAATCGCGGCCTGCGCTTCCTCGGACGGGACGTCCACGTCGTGCCGGAGCGCCTCGACACGCCGTTCACCCGCGCCCTCCCGGATCGCCGGCCGCTCCGCCTCCCGATCGCCCACGGCGAGGGGGCGTATTTCGCGGACGAGGCGTCGCTTGACGCGATCGAGGCGGCCGGCGGCGTCCTCTTCCGGTATGCGACCGCCGACGGACGAGCCGTCGCCGCGGATGACCGGGAGGCGAATCCGAACGGCTCGCTCCGCGCGATCGCCGGCGTCGTCGCCCCGAACGGCAACGTCGCCGGCCTCATGCCGCACCCGGAGCGCGCCACGGAGGCGGTCCTCGGCTCGGATGACGGTCGGCTCCTCCTGCGGTCCCTCGTCGAGGCGGCGGCCGAACGAGCGTCCGGTGCGGCGGTCGCCGTGGGCGCCCGATGACAATCGCCTCGGCGGCCGAGCCGCTGCACCGGACGCTCGGCCTCACGGACGAGGAGCTCGAGGCGATCCGCGAGCGCATCGGGCGTGATCCGAACGAGCTCGAGCTCGCGATGTTCAGCGTCATGTGGAGCGAGCACTGCAGCTACAAGAGCTCGCGACCGCTCCTGCGGACCCTGCCGACCGGCGGGCCGGGCATCGTCGCCGGACCGGGCGACAACGCCGGCGTCGTCGACATCGGCGACGGGATGGGCGTCGCCTTCAAGATCGAGTCGCACAATCACCCGAGCGCGGTCGAGCCGTACCAGGGGGCGGCGACCGGCGTCGGCGGGATCCTCCGCGATATCTTCACGATGGGGGCGCGGCCGATCGCCGTCCTCGATGCCCTCCGCTTCGGCGACCCGGCCGAGGCGCGAACCCGCCATCTCGTCGACGGCGTCGTCCGCGGCGTCGGTGGGTACGGCAACTGCGTCGGTGTCCCGACCGTCGGCGGCGAGCTCGTCTTCGATCCGAGCTATGCCGGCAATCCTCTCGTCAACGTGATGGCCATCGGGGTCCTCGACATCGCCCGTCTCACGCGCGCTCGGGCGGCCCGTCCCGGCGACCTCGTGGTCCTCTTCGGATCGGCGACCGGCCGCGACGGCATCGGTGGCGCGTCCGTCCTCGCGAGCGCGACGTTCACGGACGCCGATCCGTCTCGACGACCGGCCGTCCAGGTCGGCGATCCGTTCGCCGAGAAGCTCCTCATCGAGGCGAGCCTCGAGCTCATCGAGGCGGGCCTCGTCGAGGGGCTCCAGGATCTCGGCGCCGGCGGCATCACGTGCGCGACGTCGGAGCTCGCGGACGCCGGCGGGACCGGCATCGCCGTCGACCTCGACGCGATCCCCCGGCGGGAGCCGGGGATGGCGCCGTTCGAGGTGATGATCTCCGAGAGCCAGGAACGGATGTGCGCCGTCGTCCGACCGGAACGCTACGCGGCCGTCCGGGGGGTCTGCGAACGCTGGGGGCTGCCGGTCGCGGAAGTCGGCCGGGTGACGCCGGACGGCGCGCTCGTCGTCGTCGAGGGCGGGCTGGACGGGGCGGGCAGGCCGCGTGAGGGCGCCCGGGTCCTCGCCGACGTGCCCGCGCATGCGCTCGCATCCGGAGCGATCGTCCACTCCCGGCTCGCCGCGCCACCGCCCCGACGGCGGGCGGCCCCGGCCCCCGGACTCATCGAGGCGGCGGACGACGGTCTGCCGGAGCGGGGGATGGACCCCGGGGCGGTCCTCCTCGCCCTCCTCGGTTCGCCCAACCTCGCCTCGCGACGCTGGGTGACCGAGCAGTACGACTCGACGGTCCAGACGAACACGGTCGTCGGCCCGGGGCACGGTGCGGCGGTGCTCCGGATCAAGGGGACGACGAAGGCGCTCGTCGCCACGACGGATGGGAACCACGGCGTCGGGCTCGTCGATCCGTGGCTCGGGGCCGTCCTCAGCGTCGCCGAGGCGACCCGCAACGTGTCGATCACCGGCGCACGGCCGCTCGGCGTGACGAACTGCCTCAACTACGGGGATCCGACGCGGGCCGAGGCGTTCTGGCAGCTGAGCGAGGCGGTCCGCGGCGTCGGCGACGCGTGCCGGGCGCTGGATCTGCCGGTCACCGGGGGGAACGTCTCGCTCTACAACGAGTCGCCGGCCGGGGCGATCGCGCCCACGCCGGAGATCGGGGTCGTCGGGCTTCTCCAGGATGTCGCCCGGCGGGTCGGCCCGGCGTTCGTCGCCGTTGGCGACCGCATCGTCCTCATCGGCTCGGCGGTCCCGGGCCTCGTCGGGAGTGCCTATGCGGCCCTCGCCGGCGTCGCCTCGGAGGACGGCCCGCCGACGATCGATCTCGCCCGGGAAGCGGCGACGCAGGCGTTCGTCCGGGAGGCAGTGGAACAGTGTCTCGTCGCCTCCGCCCAGGACGTGTCCGGCGGTGGCCTCGCCGTCGCCCTCGCAGAAGCCGCCATGTGGGGCGACGTCGGGGCGTCGGTCCGT
The nucleotide sequence above comes from Chloroflexota bacterium. Encoded proteins:
- the purS gene encoding phosphoribosylformylglycinamidine synthase subunit PurS, whose translation is MTVPIRYRFAVNVVPRAGILDPQGRAVEGSLVHLGLAGISEIRVGRRVELTVEADTEDDARRTVDRLAGELLANPLIEAYAIELLGAIAPLAEAGR
- the purQ gene encoding phosphoribosylformylglycinamidine synthase subunit PurQ codes for the protein MTVRIGVVVFPGSNCDADTLHALTIVGAEAVPLWHESVDLGGAAAVVLPGGFAYGDYLRAGVIARFSPVMRSVAAFASGGGLVLGICNGFQVLAEAGLVPGALLRNRGLRFLGRDVHVVPERLDTPFTRALPDRRPLRLPIAHGEGAYFADEASLDAIEAAGGVLFRYATADGRAVAADDREANPNGSLRAIAGVVAPNGNVAGLMPHPERATEAVLGSDDGRLLLRSLVEAAAERASGAAVAVGAR
- the purL gene encoding phosphoribosylformylglycinamidine synthase subunit PurL, encoding MTIASAAEPLHRTLGLTDEELEAIRERIGRDPNELELAMFSVMWSEHCSYKSSRPLLRTLPTGGPGIVAGPGDNAGVVDIGDGMGVAFKIESHNHPSAVEPYQGAATGVGGILRDIFTMGARPIAVLDALRFGDPAEARTRHLVDGVVRGVGGYGNCVGVPTVGGELVFDPSYAGNPLVNVMAIGVLDIARLTRARAARPGDLVVLFGSATGRDGIGGASVLASATFTDADPSRRPAVQVGDPFAEKLLIEASLELIEAGLVEGLQDLGAGGITCATSELADAGGTGIAVDLDAIPRREPGMAPFEVMISESQERMCAVVRPERYAAVRGVCERWGLPVAEVGRVTPDGALVVVEGGLDGAGRPREGARVLADVPAHALASGAIVHSRLAAPPPRRRAAPAPGLIEAADDGLPERGMDPGAVLLALLGSPNLASRRWVTEQYDSTVQTNTVVGPGHGAAVLRIKGTTKALVATTDGNHGVGLVDPWLGAVLSVAEATRNVSITGARPLGVTNCLNYGDPTRAEAFWQLSEAVRGVGDACRALDLPVTGGNVSLYNESPAGAIAPTPEIGVVGLLQDVARRVGPAFVAVGDRIVLIGSAVPGLVGSAYAALAGVASEDGPPTIDLAREAATQAFVREAVEQCLVASAQDVSGGGLAVALAEAAMWGDVGASVRIPVAGSPAVELFGESPSRLVLGCSPGHAPALILLAGRFGLPVREIGAVGGERLVIELAGHGATGAAEERGSGVADALDVGLIDLRHAWDHGLGRALGMEA